Proteins from a genomic interval of Lycium ferocissimum isolate CSIRO_LF1 chromosome 2, AGI_CSIRO_Lferr_CH_V1, whole genome shotgun sequence:
- the LOC132046627 gene encoding uncharacterized protein LOC132046627 isoform X3, translating into MVFFFCEFADPIVAEATLDFLNANKKKFSSSFPTLLPQFFPLLLKLFAWNGEKLEKAFHRICPALISQGSFLPQLPSIVDLPILVVALERVEKSSGSLVGSGIASIQKSTAPEMLLALMDEAYTGSTIGDGGADSESEDSSTIAVADPFFLELLKDENDGLAERHWASPAVTATLQAAVSAPMSDRLKQALRMTPRLLDIYTAIAIREVDDSLLCALVPLLMARYSNLFPEKLFLYEVQKRILELMLAAFSRAPNFIALLKKPIVDRLGEAYDSPTKTELALQLCWAIGEYGGGGEAHKDAARELFESLELLLYENLSSSRLGLRESALGSDSAKFRKSSQSRLLCFVVTAIAKLATYHRELLPRARVSLTKVARSRISDARVWKRARDYLGLMNEPAICLSVLGPCESSSKGTQKPGTVNWSEGGTKMVSHLPFYLLGEQEGPPHDFSLRDVLPGR; encoded by the exons TTTTTCCCGTTATTGCTCAAGCTATTTGCATGGAATGGGGAGAA ATTGGAAAAAGCATTTCATAGAATATGTCCGGCTTTGATTTCCCAGGGGTCATTTCTTCCACAACTTCCATCGATCGTTGACTTGCCTA TTTTGGTTGTGGCACTGGAAAGGGTGGAGAAGAGTTCAGGATCACTGGTTGGCAGTGGCATAGCTTCGATACAGAAGAGTACAGCTCCAGAG ATGTTGTTAGCGCTCATGGATGAAGCATATACTGGATCAACCATAGGAGATGGAGGAGCGGACTCTGAATCAGAGGATAGCTCCACAATTGCAGTAGCTGATCCATTCTTTCTTGAGCTTCTCAAGGATGAGAATGATGGTCTAGCT GAACGCCATTGGGCTTCTCCTGCTGTAACTGCGACTTTACAAGCAGCAGTTAGTGCGCCTATGTCTGATAGGCTGAAACAAGCACTGAGAATGACACCTCGACTGCTTGATATATATACTGCTATAGCAATCCGGGAAGTTGATGACT CTCTTCTATGTGCTCTGGTTCCCCTACTTATGGCAAGATATTCCAAtctatttccagaaaaattatTCTTGTACGAG GTGCAAAAGAGGATCTTAGAGCTCATGCTTGCTGCCTTTAGTCGAGCTCCCAATTTCATTGCACTTCTGAAG AAGCCTATAGTGGACAGACTTGGAGAAGCTTATGATAGTCCGACAAAG ACTGAATTGGCATTACAATTATGCTGGGCAATTGGGGAGTATGGAGGTGGTGGTGAAGCCCACAAAGATGCTGCTCGTGAACTCTTCGAGAGCTTGGAATTGCTTCTGTACGAAAACCTTTCGTCAAG CCGTCTGGGTCTGCGTGAATCAGCTCTTGGGTCCGATTCTGCAAAATTCAGAAAATCATCACAATCAAGGCTATTATGTTTTGTGGTGACTGCCATTGCAAAGCTTGCCACGTATCACCGCGAACTGTTACCCAGGGCCCGTGTATCCTTGACAAAG GTTGCACGTTCGCGAATCTCAGATGCAAGGGTGTGGAAGCGTGCACGTGATTATTTGGGTCTGATGAATGAACCTGCTATATGTTTGTCTGTCTTGGGCCCTTGTGAATCTTCAAGTAAAGGGACGCAGAAACCTGGCACTGTGAATTGGAGTGAAGGGGGAACTAAAATGGTTTCTCACCTTCCATTTTACCTTTTAGGTGAACAAGAAG GTCCGCCCCATGATTTCTCACTTAGGGATGTTCTTCCTGGAAGATAG
- the LOC132048290 gene encoding homeobox-leucine zipper protein PROTODERMAL FACTOR 2-like — protein MFPEDKPGLLEHYGYAESMQILERDNMPRASDLLLSVSVCAEVYKTKIVDLALAASEELRQMAQEQEPLWLFDTNKQTEVLNEAEYKRRFIHLDQTLEEIIQFLANGGPIDVPNFNGNVEIEMENSTTPSEIEASRAIGIVLVDPINLVHMLMDVDQWSCVFSNIVPKATNIGLLLTGGDGNLNGALQVMTAQFHLPSPLITPREVYFARHSRQLDFNTWLVADVSLESVFPSPLVQCQRRPSGCLIQGLQNGLSLVTWVENNVVCNGLVPEMFRQTLKSGIAFSAKRWMMTMERHYDRHAILHKQHGQPLQQPLQDINIGEGQKNLMKLAERMIRSYNDIFISCSENQWMPLGIHGGEDIFVKTSMNLDDPGTPRGVAVTISTSVWVPIPQNDVFQFLRAGANRCKWDLLSYGCMTRDALHISSARDPANSVSLIMLEPPNGRPDKSEIFYLQETFTDSTGMYIIYAPVDASVVQYILEGKDSDGVAMLASGFSVLPCTSEGSVLTIAFQVMDEELLTPQYLPPHSVFTANRLVSETVSLIKASLLLNSAC, from the exons ATGTTTCCTGAAGACAAACCAGGGTTATTGGAGCACTATGGATATGCAGAG TCCATGCAAATCTTGGAAAGGGACAATATGCCTAGAGCAAGTGATCTCCTTTTATCAGTTTCAGTATGTGCTGAAGTATACAAAACCAAAATTGTTGATCTTGCCTTAGCagcaagtgaagaactaaggcAAATGGCTCAAGAACAAGAACCATTATGGCTATTTGACACTAATAAGCAAACAGAGGTACTCAATGAAGCAGAGTATAAGCGACGATTCATTCATCTTGATCAGACTTTAGAGGAAATAATCCAATTCCTTGCAAATGGAGGGCCTATTGACGTGCCAAACTTTAATGGAAACGTCGAAATTGAGATGGAAAATTCAACGACGCCCTCTGAAATCGAAGCATCAAGAGCTATTGGGATTGTCCTTGTGGATCCAATCAACCTTGTGCATATGTTGATGGATGTC GACCAGTGGTCATGTGTGTTCTCCAACATTGTTCCAAAAGCAACAAATATTGGACTTCTATTGACAGGAGGAGATGGAAATCTTAATGGAGCTTTACAAGTG ATGACAGCACAATTTCATCTTCCTTCTCCACTTATTACGCCCCGGGAGGTCTATTTCGCGAGGCACTCTCGACAACTAGATTTCAATACTTGGCTAGTAGCTGATGTCTCCTTAGAGAGTGTTTTTCCTAGTCCATTAGTCCAGTGTCAAAGAAGACCATCCGGATGCCTAATCCAAGGGCTTCAAAATGGATTATCATTG GTTACTTGGGTGGAGAATAATGTAGTCTGCAACGGTTTGGTTCCCGAAATGTTCAGGCAGACGCTTAAATCAGGGATTGCATTCAGCGCAAAGCGTTGGATGATGACCATGGAGAGACATTATGACAGACATGCAATTTTGCATAAACAACATGGTCAACCATTGCAACAACCTTTGCAAGACATCA aCATAGGGGAAGGACAGAAGAATTTAATGAAGCTGGCAGAACGAATGATCAGAAGTTACAATGATATTTTTATCTCGTGCAGTGAAAACCAATGGATGCCCTTAGGTATACATGGTGGTGAAGATATCTTTGTGAAAACAAGCATGAATTTAGATGATCCAGGAACCCCTCGTGGTGTTGCAGTAACGATTTCAACTTCCGTGTGGGTACCAATCCCACAAAACGACGTTTTTCAGTTCCTTCGAGCAGGGGCAAATCGCTGCAAG TGGGATTTACTCTCCTATGGGTGTATGACTCGAGATGCACTACATATTTCTTCAGCAAGAGACCCTGCAAACTCTGTTTCACTAATCATGTTGGAG CCTCCAAATGGAAGACCAGACAAGTCAGAAATTTTTTACCTGCAAGAAACCTTCACAGATTCAACAGGAATGTACATAATTTATGCACCAGTTGATGCCTCAGTTGTGCAGTATATTTTGGAAGGCAAAGACTCTGATGGTGTAGCCATGTTGGCTTCAGGATTTTCTGTCCTCCCTTGTACTTCTGAGGGAAGTGTTCTAACAATAGCATTTCAGGTGATGGATGAAGAACTACTAACGCCGCAGTATCTTCCCCCACACTCGGTGTTTACAGCAAACAGACTCGTATCTGAAACAGTCTCCCTCATCAAGGCTTCATTGTTGCTCAACTCTGCATGctga